The Anabaena sp. PCC 7108 region CCTGGTGCATGGTATCAAATAGGCAATTATCAAATTCATCTGATAGTTTCCTCATCTGTTCCCACCGATAATCAAAACGAAAAATGGGGACGTAATCCTCATATTGCTTTCTGTGTTGCTGACTTAGAAACTGCTAAAACAGAATTGCTCAATCAAGATTATCCCATTCAAGCTAGTGCTTCTGGCCGTGCTGCTATTTTCACTAAAGATCCAGACGGAAATGTGATTGAATTGGCTTCATTGTGAAAATTATTGTTTATATTTACACAGATCCTTTATTAGAAACTTCTCCCGACGAAGCTATTTGGGGTTGGGAGGTAGATAGAATTTATCAAGATTTCGGTAAGAGAAACCAATTACAGCAACTCTTCATTGATTGTCAACAAGAACCTGCCAATTATCTCTTGATTCGCCGCTTAGAAGAATTGGGGGATAAAATAGGAGAAGTGAGCGATCGCATAACCCAACTCGAAGCAATGGGGATAATAGTAATTGCGACAGAACAAGCATACACCTCAGCAACTGCCAAACCCAGTATCGAATTACTAGATTTACTACAAGAAATCCAACGAGAACAACGCAGTCGCCGCATTCGTCAAGGACACGCCCGCAATCGTCTTGAAGTCTCTCCACCACCTGGTAAAGCACCCTACGGCTACCGCAGAGGTAAAGGAAAATATATTATTGATCGTAGTACTTCGCCTGTAGTCAAAGATTTTTTTGACAACTTTTTACTCTATGGTT contains the following coding sequences:
- a CDS encoding VOC family protein, producing the protein MQISQSLHTAILVTDLERSENFYGKVLGLAKIDRTLKYPGAWYQIGNYQIHLIVSSSVPTDNQNEKWGRNPHIAFCVADLETAKTELLNQDYPIQASASGRAAIFTKDPDGNVIELASL